One genomic window of Gossypium hirsutum isolate 1008001.06 chromosome D11, Gossypium_hirsutum_v2.1, whole genome shotgun sequence includes the following:
- the LOC107911610 gene encoding metalloendoproteinase 4-MMP codes for MRLPSTHPLSLLFIFFLHNLPPYMVARLVPEFPFRELTISTVDKYDRYNRFLSSERGRHVSGMLEIKKYLRYLGYLTSPDYNVSDDIFDAQFESAVKHYQSRLGLLVTGKLDYGTLSQILAPRCGIPDGESSSPTLHVNKNYVFFPGKPRWARPVPMTLTYGISPDNLIHYLSLSDIRKTFKRAFSRWASVIPVSFVETNDYGFADIKIGFYTGDHGDGEPFDGVLGILAHSFSPESGRFHLDAAETWAIDFGVKKSTVAVDLESVAIHEIGHLLGLAHSPVKNAVMYPSLKPREKKVDLSIDDIQGVQSLYGSNPNFTFGSLLESDTSANQAIGLRFEQSFWAISMFLAASFFCI; via the coding sequence ATGCGTCTACCATCCACTCACCCTCTTTCCcttctcttcatcttctttctccacAACTTGCCACCGTACATGGTGGCAAGACTAGTGCCAGAGTTCCCATTCAGGGAACTAACTATTTCAACTGTCGATAAGTACGATCGCTACAATAGATTCCTCAGTTCCGAGAGAGGCAGACATGTCAGTGGCATGTTAGAGATCAAGAAATACTTACGTTACTTAGGTTATTTGACATCACCTGATTATAATGTATCAGATGATATATTCGATGCTCAGTTTGAATCTGCTGTCAAGCATTATCAATCAAGGCTTGGCCTTCTGGTTACGGGTAAGCTCGATTACGGTACGCTCTCTCAAATTTTAGCTCCGAGATGTGGTATCCCCGACGGAGAATCATCATCTCCCACATTGCATGTAAATAAAAACTACGTGTTCTTTCCCGGGAAACCTCGATGGGCGCGTCCCGTTCCAATGACTCTAACGTATGGAATCTCCCCCGACAATTTGATCCATTACTTGAGCTTATCGGATATAAGAAAAACCTTTAAACGAGCTTTCTCGAGATGGGCATCAGTTATTCCGGTCAGTTTCGTAGAAACAAATGATTATGGGTTCGCTGATATCAAAATAGGGTTCTACACCGGTGATCATGGAGATGGGGAGCCGTTTGATGGGGTGTTGGGAATCCTGGCCCACTCGTTTTCACCTGAGAGCGGGAGGTTTCATCTCGACGCAGCCGAGACGTGGGCCATTGATTTCGGAGTGAAGAAATCGACTGTAGCTGTGGATTTAGAATCAGTGGCAATTCATGAGATCGGTCATTTGTTGGGTTTAGCTCATAGCCCAGTGAAAAATGCTGTTATGTATCCGAGCTTGAAGCCTAGGGAAAAGAAAGTCGATTTATCGATAGATGATATACAAGGAGTCCAATCTCTCTATGGATCAAACCCTAATTTTACATTTGGTTCTTTGTTGGAATCTGACACTTCAGCAAATCAAGCCATTGGTTTGAGATTTGAACAATCTTTTTGGGCCATCTCC